In Halorubellus sp. JP-L1, one DNA window encodes the following:
- a CDS encoding Hsp20/alpha crystallin family protein translates to MRRDDNDEPFDDFFREIERMMNDMMGDGSDVHFDGGDAGFGSDTHVDVHETDDEVRVVGDLPGVEKDDITLECDGETLTISAHTDHRQYDERVTLPASVDEHSATATYNNGVLEVVFEYADSSAGIDLQ, encoded by the coding sequence ATGCGGCGTGACGACAACGACGAGCCGTTCGACGACTTCTTCAGAGAGATAGAGCGGATGATGAACGACATGATGGGGGACGGCTCGGACGTACACTTCGACGGTGGGGACGCCGGGTTCGGGTCCGACACGCACGTCGACGTCCACGAGACCGACGACGAAGTCCGCGTCGTCGGCGACCTCCCGGGCGTCGAGAAGGACGACATCACACTCGAGTGCGACGGCGAGACGCTCACCATCAGCGCGCACACCGACCACCGACAGTACGACGAACGCGTCACGCTGCCGGCGAGCGTCGACGAGCACTCGGCGACCGCGACGTACAACAACGGCGTCCTCGAGGTCGTCTTCGAGTACGCCGACTCCTCGGCCGGCATCGACCTCCAGTAA